The genomic interval CGGCCTCTTCTCTGAGAGCTACTTCACCGGTCACCTGCTCTTCACTCAAGTTTAGCGCAATATGTGATTCCCTCAAGCACCCGTggacaaccacacacacctacacatgctcATGGTCACACACCTTGCCTGCCTCTCAGGGCTTTTTCTCTGGACACTTCTACATGCCTCATCCTGCACTGGTAACGCTCCCGGTAACAAGACCACTCATTATCCATGTCTGTCTGTAGCAATACCTACATGTTATATTACAAATACagttgttacatttgtttttaatttttagtttaattttaaagtgtatttaatatttaaaaatatcaagaacatcttgtaaatgtaaaaattaaaaatgtaacatcttTGAATAAATAACCACTGATTCATATGCACTGTACTGATGTCCTGGCTTacggaaaatgtttttttttaaaataaaaataaaataaagcacaatgtGTACTTTAGGTATCGTTTGACCTCTATAATAATATTGGTTTACTGCTTGCCCAGTCTGAAAAGCCAAATAACCACAAACAAGTGTGAagcaagcaaaaataataagGATCGTTTCAAGTCCAAATGCCTCTTGTTCTACATAGTGCACTATGTAAAAGGCATTATTCTAGCTGTATACTGcacatttcaaaaacatgtGCGACATTTCAGATTTAGTCCAGAATTACACAGAATTACTTCAAATTTAGCCTTGGAATGATGCAGGCCTGGAGCTCTCAAATCTTtgaattttatttcttatttatattttccatgTCTCCAAGATTATGTTGACTCCTATTTTCAAGgagtacatttttgttttcttagcCACACTAATTATATACACCGAACAGCACTATATAAGCCTCTAGGGCTTTTGCCTTCTAATTAGATTTAATTTCCCGCCATACTATACATTTATGGTTGtctaaattatttaattcagtATTATGTCttattgaataaaataattattatttttattcgatcttttattttgaaatattttgcgGAACGCGACCAGAAGTGACTGCCGTCATTGCGCCTGTTTTCACATGTTAGAAGTGTGTTGCAAGTTAGCTAAcgtatgtaaatatttaaaagttttcCAAGTGCAGAGTTTGTACATTTTAGATCTCCGGATATTTGTactgaggatttttttttttgttagctgGTTAGTGAGCATGGATAATGCAGCATGTTTAACAAGGGCATTGGTAGCGTtggctagctaggctagctagttAGTGACATCTCTATAGTCTATATGATGTAGTGATGGGagagtattttttaaatgttaggtTAGCTGATTAGTTAAATTAGTATTAAAGATAGTACAACAATCTAGTGAATGTCATCGTTTGATGGCACTAGCTGTGTAGCTACTTTTGAGCAATAGAAGTTAGCTGGTAGACTACATCACACTGCATCACACGTGATGTTTGTAAAACCTTTGCCATAACCAAATTGAATTCTTTTTTGTGTActgatttctgatttttgccttatttaaagaaattcaCGGAATTAATTACATAGAAAACGTAGCTATATGAGCTTTGATCTAGTGATCTACAATATTTATATCGATACGCCAGTAAGCCGTTTATTAACCCTTCTTTTTGGCACGTCATCGTTTCCACTGCACAATAGGCTATTCCACACGCTTGGTTCTCTACGTTCTTCATGCCAATGAGATTTCAAACGTTCATAAACTTCAGACTGCCACTCACCAGTCGATTGGTCCTGGACACTAGAGGTTGGTGCTCATTTTAAGTagttttaaaacatgctttacaTGCAGTTCTAGTAATGCTAGtttactttttgtatttgtatttgagcTTCTCATGTACTGTTAATCCCGTTACTCCCACTATTTTGACTTGCCAAATGATTCTAATTACTCATACATTTTCATAGAGCTCATATATTTCCCTTAAGAAGTCAAACCAAGTCCATTGTTTTGAAACGGTCAAGTTTGCTTGGAGCAGAACAGGTTTGTCTGCCTTTCCTAAGAGTCTCCTtaagaatattttaatatgtgcCCCCAAGACCCATAactttaataattatatatttagtaAGAGGACATTTCATTATGGAACATTATAATTCCACTCAGAGCACCATGGTAAGcaaaacattacattcattttgaataattgttttataGCATCAGTATGAAACAGCCAGCAGTATTATCAACAATTTTTTATGAATGAAAGTCACGTGATAAAATGGGAAGGCTAGAGTATTATTGCTGGTATCAGTTAGAGTTTTGGTTTCAGTATAgatttgaaaatgtaagtggTTATTTAATGGCTTACTTCCTCACACTGAGTTGTGCTGCCATCAGTTTTGAGGTCATCTTTTTAACCTCTCAGTGAAAGTGTTAAGAAATTTTCTCTCCAACCCAGATTTAAATCAGGATGGCGTCTCCTCCTTCACCGTCACCCCATGACCGCAGCAGACCGGAGGACGAAAACGACCCAGTGGATCAGATGATCTCCAGGACAGGCTGCGCACCACTTCACTATGCCGTCCAGGAGTGCATGGCAGAGCACCAGGACTGGAGACAATGCCAGCCGCAGGTTAAGGACTTTAAAGAATGCATGATGTCATTCCAGAACGCTCAGAGAGAACAGTTGTTAAAACAAAGAGCTACAGGTACAGAGTCGGTCTGATGAAAACACTCCAACTATTAAAGGAATTTAAGACATCATTCATGTGAGTGTCTATGACAATTCGGCatgaatgcatttttattcCATCATAGATTCAAATCAGATTCAGATATAAATTTTTCCTGACAGATTtaattcataatttaaaaaaaagttttgctgctaagttttattattattattattttttttacataaattacTTTTAGATTATTGTGTCCTCTTGTTTTATAAGGATTTTTAATTGTGATATGATATATAACACTATGGTGTATCAACATTGCACTGGAATGTCAACACCACAGTGGACATTAAAACTACCTCCAAACACCTTCCACTGTTTTAAACAAGTGTGAGAGGAAATAGGCCAACTAGCTAATAGGCTTTTCATTCACTTTTACCGTTAATGAGAATTACATGATCTTCTCTTGCACAGGATAAACTAACCATTGTCACAGTGTTGAGGATTCTTTTATTTCTCCAGCACATTTATGTTTCCTCTCACCTTGGTTCTTTTTTAATGAGTAAAAGACTGCATGGTGTTCTGTCTTTAGGGTTATAGAGTATATATGGTAGTATATATGGTATATCGATTTAGTGTAGAAATATTTGTGACAGTTTAGAATTTACAGATGTAGGAGTTTCAGTGCTGATCTTTATATTGCCAAAGAAAGgaaatgatttttatttatgcGTGAATCCTAAAAACAATTCTGCTTGTGATATAAAAAAAGAtaagatttatatttttaaaaagtcatcattttttttacatttaaaaaaagatgatttTCTCAGGAGAACAATATGGCAACAGTATTCCCATCAGGCAGTGTTCCTGTTAGTATTATCCCACAAGCCCGTTATCTGATTCCACTGCCCATTTCTCAAGGATTTTGGATGTTGTGATTCACTGGCCACTGCATTGCTCTTTATTTAGAACTTGGGATAAGATAGGAGACAATTTCAGTGTTTGTCAGCATTATATCAGTGGCGTTTAAAGCGAGTTTTAAAGTTCTACAAAATGTTTGGAGTAAGTAGTACACAAATATTGCTGTGGGAGGCTAACACTGCCAGGATATTGTGGTGCTACCAGCTGTTGTGTACAGTGGGCATaaggaagagaaaaaatatCTGAAGATAATTATAGAAACAAAACAGTCTGGGAGAAACAGTCTGGGAGACTGGGGgctaatttgtttgtttgtttttattttcacccATCAAGTTTCTTCATGAGCTCCTTAGTTTTCCATCATGTGCGCAACTCTGCTAGCGTATACGGAATCTGTACTCCATGTTATTAGCAGCTCACTTTGAGGAACATTACTACCACCTACAGACATCCTGTTGATCTGCACAGTATGATCTTGGCAATGTGATGCTACCATacagaatgaaaatattttttgtcaatattttaTGCCCCATTGTGAGAACAGTTCATAAATTGCATAACTGACAGCAAATATTATGAGCAATATAACCTCAACAAATATTTAGACAgatgtgtccacacacacacacacacacacacacacacacacacacacacacacacacagtggagctTTGTTGTTCCCCTCAGTTCAACTCTGGCATGATTTTTGTGGATGAGACCAAGTACAAGAAATGGCAGAAGGATGAAAGTTCCCCCAATAAAGTATAAGTAGGACTTTAGGTGGCAAGACTAAGAGGAGAGGCAAAAATATTAAACCGACAGCTGGTCACCTTCCTGAGCAGCAAGGCTATTGATAGCACAAACAGATGTCCAGGTCAGGCTGCAGTGAGCAAGAATGAAGACAAAATCTCTGCTGAAGCTGGAGgagaaattaataaaaatgaaaacggcatacaatatttttaaaaagatttattaaGAGTCTATGGGTCatttctgcatttgaagacattCTTTGTCCctttgacattttaatgaataaaacatacatagtttgcaaaaatttaaaaatgggcacaatatatttttgctttctttctgaaaaaaacaacaaacttttgttttttgagtaggaaaaatacaaaagtaacAAATCCAGTAAAAATGATTAACATTTCTTATCTTAAAATAACCTAATACTCAAATAATTAAAACTCCATCCTGAAGATTCTGCCTTGGTCTTTTTGCTTGTTCTAGGCTGGGACCAACTGGGTAGTtatattttttgtctttgaaaaatGATTTTACATTGTGCCTTTTGTTAAGAGCTTTAGTTCTTTAAAGTCAGTTTTCTTTTGAGTTTTTAGTGAATAGCCACTATACTTATGTTTGTAATTAAAACCATAATAACACTCTGTAAGTACATCTTCCTAAGCAATTGGACAGGGGAGATTTCTAACTCTGTTTAAAGGGTAAAGGTGATTGGTTGGCTGCCATGTATAGCTACAGCTTGAAGGTTACAGATATTGGTTTTCATAATGTAGTGTACGTATGTTACGCTCTTGGGCCTTTTCTTTTTAGTTGTTCTTCATGCTGTAGTATTAGAATTCGTTTTTCAGGTTATCCACAAGAGGGCGCACCAAGGACCAGGAAGCTGTcgagatgacatcatcacagcAACGGACGACCTGATTGGCTAAAAGGAAAATTAACCTGTTAAAAAGTCTGTGTCGTGAATGTGTAGGCAGGGTGTCTTGTTCAGTAGACTCCCTGCATGCCACAGTAGACGATGCCCTGCAAGGCTCTGTAAGGCTCTGTGTTGGTACAATTACTGCCTGTGGTAGATACTTTTAGCGATGGTGTGTTGAAGTTGACTGTTCCTTTCTTTCTGCCCCAGGTTCTTTAGAATAGGGCCTTATGACTTATTACTTGCTGTCCAGCTAGGTTCTGCGATAGAGCCTTGGAGATGTACTCGAGCTTTAGAAGCCTTATGCACAAGGCCTCAAGTAGTTACATGAATGCTTCTCTATTAGCAGCATTGAGTTGTTACAGCTAGTGTCaagtttaagtttggtttatttgtcacatacatagtcatacacagtataactcgcagtgaaatggtggagagtgctctatccaaactgaggaaaagaaaacaggtgcatagagaaatatatatattctatgtatgtacaaaata from Electrophorus electricus isolate fEleEle1 chromosome 17, fEleEle1.pri, whole genome shotgun sequence carries:
- the LOC113582993 gene encoding cytochrome c oxidase assembly factor 4 homolog, mitochondrial yields the protein MASPPSPSPHDRSRPEDENDPVDQMISRTGCAPLHYAVQECMAEHQDWRQCQPQVKDFKECMMSFQNAQREQLLKQRATGTESV